Within the Corvus hawaiiensis isolate bCorHaw1 chromosome 32, bCorHaw1.pri.cur, whole genome shotgun sequence genome, the region GGGGTGGTCCATCCTGGGATGGGTCTTTCCGGGATGGTCCCTCTGTGGCCGGGAGCTGCTGGACCATGGGACAGTCCTGATTCCCGCTCCCTTTCCCGGCAGATGGAATTTGACGAGAAGGATTTGAGGCGGGAGATCAGCTACGCCATCAAGAACATCCATGGGGTGAGGCAAGTATCGGGCACGGAGCCTTCCCTGGAGACAATTCCCAGATCCAGGGGCTGCTTGGAGCATCCCAGGCGAGGGCTTGCTCTCCTGGAAGAGGGATTTGCTCTCCTGAGGTTGAAGTAGttttccaggagcagggaatcGCTCTCTGGGATCAGGGAatccctccctcccatcccagtcccGCTCTGATCCCGCTTTTCCCGCTCCATGGGCTCCAGGACGGGGCTGTTCACGCCGGACCTGGCGTTCGAGGCCATTGTGAAGAAGCAGGTGGTGAAGCTGAAGGAGCCGTGCCTGAAATGCGTGGATTTGGTGATCCAGGAGCTCATCAACACCGTGCGCCAGTGCACCAGTAAGGTACTGGTCAGCCCAGTGAGGGACTGGTCAGCCCAGTGACACCAGTGAGGGATCTCTGGCCAGAGccattccagccccttccccactcCTTCCACCCAAAAATCCCCTGCTGGTAGAATTTGGGATCAAACTGGGCATTCCTGGGCTTTTCCTTGTGTTCCCTGAGGGgtgggctgggattttgggagtgCCCCACAGCCCGCCTGGCTCCTCTGGGAACAGTGGGAACGGGAATCGCTTCCGCAGCTTCCGGGCCAGGAATCTGTGGGGTTTAGTGGGGAATCGAGGGTGGAGCCGCCGCTGCTGCCTCGCTCCATCCGCAGCGGTTCTTCCCGggccttttccctctttttcagCTCGGTTCCTACCCCAGGTTGCGGGAGGAGACGGAGCGGATCGTCACCACCCACATCCGCGAGCAGGAGGGCAAGACCAAGGACCAGGTGAGCTCCCACCCCGTTCCCGACGCCGCTCCTGCGGGAATTCCCGCCTTCCCTAACCCCCAACTCCCTCAGATCCTGCTGCTCATCGACATCGAGCTCTCCTACATCAACACCAACCACGAGGATTTCATCGGATTTGCCAAGTGAGTCCTGTTCCGGGGGGAGAATTCCCACATGCCCGGCCTGCGGGGGTTGCTTTCCTTGCGGGAAACCGGAGTCTCCCACACCCCCATCCACACCAGCGCCTTTGGCACCCGCTTCCCTCAGGTTTGGGATacggcagaggggctgggaaaaGCTCCAGCCGCAGGAATTTGGATGAATCCCGATGGTTTGGGCTGTGGGAACGACCCTGGAGCTGTCACAGAGTGGGAATCGCTGCCTGTGCTCTGTCCCACATTCCCGTGACTTTTCCCGGTGTTTTCCAGCCCCACACCTGGGAAGCTCCCAGACGCCCACACCCCCCTTCCGCTCCTTAAATTCCTACACTCCTcctcctgtttttttctctcttcccccttttttctctgtctctccgCCTCCGGTCACATTCCttgctttcctcctgctctctgctgtttttccttggATCCATCACCTCTCTCTATCTCTCCGGACTCTTCCGATCCTCTCCCGCCCCAGCTGTTTCACTGAGCAGCACGTGGTGACCGGGTGGGTACCGGCGGCAGCTCCCCCTTCCCACGGGATCCTGGGAGCTTCCCCCGGGATCTGGGAGAGCCGGGAGCTTCCCCTCTGCCCCCGGGAGCTGGGGAGGCTTCCGCTGGGGGCTGGGAGCTTGTCCTTGGATTTGGGATCCTGGAGCTTCTCCTCCCACCTCGGCTTTGGAATTGGGAACCATGGAGCTTTTCCTTTGGAGTTGGGAGCTGGGGAGTTTCTCTTCCCAGTTCAGCCTTGGTTTTGGGATCCTGGAGCTTCTCCTCCCAGTTCAGCTTTGGAATTGGGAACCAGGGAGCTTTTCCTTTGGTTCTGGGAGCCAGAAAACTCCTCTGGATTTGGGAGCTGGGTTGTTTCCCCTCCCAGTACAACTGGGAGCCTGGAGCTTCTCCCAGTTTGGATCATCCATGCCCAGGGATCTGGGCAGAGCTGTCGGGatcagggcaggcagggagcccCCAATCCCCGGATCCTGGCAGGTCGGGGAAGCCATCCCGTGGCTCCCCTTTCCCGGGGGTGGGTGTGTCCCCCCGTGTGCTGCTCCGGGGTGTCCCGATGGAATTTTAACGGATTTCCTGGATTTTGTTCCCGCTCCTGACTAACGGTTCCGCCCCCTCGGTGCTCAGGAGAGACAGGTAGCTTTCCCTCTGGTGCAGGTAATGCTCGATCCCAATCCGGGGGGAATTAGGTGTTTCTGGAAGCTCCTGGTTCTCGGTGGTTGGGCTGGGAATTCCCTCGGGAATCTGCAGCCACTGCTCGGCGTTCCCCCTCTGGAATTCTGTCCTGGGAATGCCCATCCCTGAGGAAGGAGATCCCGGTGTCCCCGTCCCCCCTGTCTGCACTCGCTCCTGGGCAAACCTCGGGAAAGGGCTCTGGAATTTCCCCCCTTTGGATCGGCTCATCCCCGCGGTGTTCTGGGCGGGAAGCGTCCATCTCTCGCCTTCCTCCTCCCGACCTAAAAGTGCCGTTTTTTTCCCCGTTTCGCAGCGCGCAGCAGCGGAACACACAGACCAACAAGAAGAGAGCGATCCCGAACCAGGTACGGCCGGAGGCTCCCGGAATTCCTGCTCCCCGCAGCGGGCAGGGCCGGCCCTCCGGGATGTCCGGTCCGGAGCTCGGACAGCGGGATCCAAGCCCATCCCTAAACATTTGTAGTTAAGGCCGGGCTTGGACATGGAAAAGCCGGAactccagggcagagcaggagcggAATTCCTGTCTGAAACCAGCGGGATTTGGGATAAACCAGGCGGGAGATGCAGCCCCGAGAGTGGGGGGTGAGGGATTGGGAACCGGGAGAGCACCAGGATGTCCCGGGAGAGCACCAGGATGTCCCCGGAGAACACCAGGATGTCCCggcagctgtgtccccccagtCCTGCTCCCGAGGGGATTTCGGGATGAGCAGGAGCGGCCGTGCCCCTTCCCCGGCCTCGGGCCCTCGCTCCCTCCGGAAGCCGCTCCGAGGGATTAACGCTGGGAATGACCATTAATAGCATGTAACgggttttcttctgctgtttttctgctttttcctcccttttttgtGCTTCCcgctctctccctctcctgccgcttcctcccccttcctgtcctgtctccttttcctgctttttttttttttgtctttttcccccttaattTTGTGCGCCCAAAGGGGGAGATCCTGGTAAGTACCACGGAGCGGGATGATGCCGGGACAGCACCCGGCGAGGGCggccctgccaggagcagcattCCCAATCCCAGAAACGCTGCCCTCCCGCTTCCCGGGATGGAGGACACTGGTGGGAGAAGGGGGACGGGATTCCCAGAGGGAGCAGCCGGGATCTGCCGGGGGAAATCGGCTTTGTCCCCGCTTGGCTCTTCccacagccaggaaaaaaaggggatttggggtgattccAGCCCGTGCCTGGTTTTCCCAGCCTTTGGGAAGCAGGAATCCAAAATCTTTCTGGTTTAGGCCAGAATGGCTGTGGAGGGATGAGATTCCCTTGATTCCTTTGGGAATACATGGGGGGGAGGGCTTGAAGTTCATGACTTCCCCCAGATTCCCTCTTTTTTTGGGATTTGAGGTTGAGCCAACACCAGAATTCCAGCCtggatgctccaagccctggcATTCCACCCACGGAGCTCCTCCTGGGACAGGGAGGGCAGCGATTCCCTGCCCGGGATCCAGGTGGATCCTGGTCCCACTGCTCCCCGCTCGGGGCCCATTGCCATTCCAGGAACGTGGAAGTGGCTGAGAGGGAATTGTTTCCAAACCCCAGTTTGGGATTTACAGCCTCGGGGTGGCCTCAGCCCTCCTTTCCAGTTTTCCCCATGGGCAAGAAAAGCAGGATAATCCCATGGATCCTGCATCTGGATAAAGCTGGAATGTTGGAGCCAGTGGCAGGTGAAGCTCCTTGGCCTCGGTCACCACATTCCCGTGGGAAAGCGGCCGTGGATTGGCACAGAAATGCCTTTATTCCtcaaaaaatacagattttatgaGGCTGCTGGACCTGCCTGGGATCCCGCTCCTGCTCCATGAATCCTTGTCGCAGCTCCAGCCTTTTCCCGACTCCTCAGGGTCTTTTTCTGACCCTTCCATTCCCTCTGAGCACCATCCAGACGTTCCTGGAAAACCCCAGGAACCTCCAGAGTTCCGGGCAGGGCCGTTCCCTCGCCAGCTGTGGGACGGGATCGCGACGGGAAggggggagagctgggaattcGGGATGGGAGCCCCAAAACCATCCCAGTTTTCACCAGAATCCATCGGTTTTAAAGGAacttcctccctccttccaagCCCCTTTTCCTTCTGATCCCTTTTCCCAGTAATCCCCCTGGCCCCCCTCACTTCACTCCCATCCCTTTCCCGATCCCTGATCCTCCCcactcctccctctcccccttcccGCCTCCGTTCCTTTAAAACCCACTTGGATCCGATCCCGAGATCCTTCCCAAACGGGAATTGGGCTCTCGGAGGTGAAATccctcccccgccccccgcAATTCCCGGGCTCTCCGTCCTTCCTGGCGCCCGGAGCGCTCCGTCCGCGCTCCGCCGCAGCTCCAGCTTCGCTCCTTCCTCGCCCCGGGAATTTGTCGTGGCTCTGGTGCTGGAAAACCGGAGGGACCCGGAATCCCCTCGTCTCCGGAGGGATCCCGGTGTTCCTGTTGGAGCCACGACAAGCTCCGTGTCCGACCCATCTCTGCCCCTTCCCGAGGGTTGTTCCCGCTCCAGCCGCGCTTCCCACTGACCCCGTGAGCCCCTGGCACTAACCTGTGGTGGGATAACCCCAGGGTGGGGCAGCTGGGATATGAGGAAGTGCTGGGGTAGGGATGTGCTGGGGTAAGGAAATGCTGGGATACAGGGAAGCAGCTGGGCTAGGGAAGCGCTGGGATTTGGAATCCGCAGTGGATCCccaccagctccctcctgcccagaGTCCTGGAGAATAATTCCCAGTGAGATGTTCCTCAGCACTGGGCGGGCATTCCCCAGGACTCTGGGATCTGTCCGTGGATCCGTGGGGCTGTGGGATCCATCCAAGGGGTGCTGGAGCTTTTCCTCCCTGCCAGCGACGGGAATTTGGGTTTGGATCCGTCAGAGCCACGGGATTGTCTCGCCGGCCCAGGCAGCTTTTCCCACCCAGCTTTGGGAGCGGGGAATGCTCCAGGCGTCCCCTCCACCTGCTCCCAGCTTCCCCATGGGCCGGGGGCTCGGGATGCGCCGGGCTTTGGGATCGCTCCgggggctgcccctggaatCCGTCCGTgacctctccttccttccccccggCTCCGGCGCGCTCCAGGTGATCCGCAGGGGCTGGCTCACCATCAACAACATCAGCATCATGAAGGGCGGCTCCAAGGAGTACTGGTTCGTGCTCACGGCCGAGTCGCTGTCCTGGTACAAGGACGAGGAGGTACGGACGGAAAAACGGGATGTGGGGAGGGAATCTGCCATTCCCAGGGCTCCAGGGGCAGATCCTTGGGATGGGGGCGTGATTAGCGCTCAGGGTTAATTATCACCAGAGGATCCCGAGTTCCCTGTTCCCAAACCTTGGCATCCTCTGAAGTCACATTCCAGCCGGGAATGCACCCTGATTCCCTCActtcccgggattttggggtgctggagccagcagctccccccttttccctgctggGAGTTTGGGAAGGAGTGGCTGCTGCTTGTTCATTCCTTGCTGGtccagctgggaatggctcCATCCCTCTCCGGCTGTTCCGGGGTGCCCCAGATCCCCCTCGTTCCCAGAGTGGTTCCTCAGGGCTTCCCCCAGGAAAGggcccaggcagctccagctcctccgtGGAAGTTTCGGGTTTTCCAGCGTTCCCGCCCCCCGATCCCGCTGATCCCGCTCCTCCGCTGACGTCACCCGAGGCTGTGGGGGGGCCCTTCCCGGGATTTCAGGGGGGGAAGGGCTCAGGAGGGGccagagcccagcacaggctcagGAAAAGGAGACACGGACACAGCGTTTATTCCCCGGGAACGGCCGGGCGCGGTGCGCGGGATCCCGGCCcagttttcctttgttcctCCAGGCAAAGCCGAATCTCTTGGGCACTCCCCgagccccccaaacccccccccaaatcaCTGATCCCCCCGCACATTCCCGCCCGGAGCCATCCCGGTTTCCTGCAGGGCCTCTCCAGGGGGGCCCCTTGGAATGGGAAGTGGCCGCGGGATGAATGAGGCTCTGTCCTCGCTCCCAGACCCCCCCAGTCCCTAAAGAACCGGAGTGGCCCCAGCACTGCGGGCACACCGAGGGAGGGGGGCACAGCCCCTCCGACCCCTCCCCTGGAAAAAGCCGCACAAAGCCCTTGGGATCGGCCGGGAAAGGGGCGATTCCCACTCACCTGCGGGGTCCGCCCGCGGCGCCGCCCGCGCCGGCGTAACCAATGTGCAGACTACTGTACATCCCTTCCCAGCTGAACAGGTAGTCTGAACACTGGGAGCGCCGGCCCGGAATTCCCGTGTCCCTTGGGATCATCCTGCGGCGTCCTCCGGCCCGTCCCCCTCCCCGGCCGCTTCCTCGGGGCGCTCCGGGGGCGTTTTTCGGGGGGATCTCAGTCCCGGGGCAGCGGCTTTGTCTCCTCCTGACGTGGCAGAGCCGCCGGCACCGAATCCCGCCTGGAAAAGCGCTGTGGGTTTTTCAGGAaatcggggggggggggggggggggggggggcggggggggggggccggcTCCGGGTTCGTGGCCTCTCCACAAAGGCCAACGTCACTTTTTGGGACCATCTGGAGACAAagtggagctggagctgctctaaACAATTCCAGATGTTCCCGTTTCGGCGGCCCCTCGCTGGAAGCGGCTCCGAGGCTCCAGCCACATTCCTGGGGATCCAtgctgggagcagggtgggCTCCGGGGGGGATCCAGCTCCATCCCGGAGCTGCCCACGGAGCCGGAGGGACCAAATCCCAAATCAtccctgggaaaggcagagTGGCACCGCCAGGGATCCATGCGGATTCAGGAGCAATTCCCCCATCCCAGGCTCCACAGGATGGGCTGGGAATCTCCTGGTGAACCTCTTCCAGTGGGAGTTTGGGATCTGCATTCCCGAAGCCAGGGGTTCATTCCCCCTCCTTGGCCTTAAGGAAGCtcatcccttcttccctctggtccccttttccaggagaaggagaagaagtaCATGTTGCCTTTGGATAATCTGAAAATCAGGGATGTGGAGAAGGGATTCATGTCCAACAAACACGTCTTCGCCATCTTCAACACGGAGCAGAGGTAGGGAATCCTCCCAGAATCCCGGGGTCGCTCTGGAGCCGCTCCCTGCTGACGGGCTCCTGGTTTTCATGGATTTTCCCTTCCCTCGGACATCGCTCCTCCAGACCCCGGCAccgctcccagctcctcctggagGAGGCTGGGACCCCACAGAGGGGGAACTCTCCAGGGGAAGCGGCGGCTTATCCGATACGTACACTGGGATTccgctgggatttggggccctGTCCATGATCCCAACCCCCGGTTCCGCTCCTTCCCCCGCAGGAACGTGTACAAGGACCTGCGGCAGATCGAGCTGGCCTGTGACTCCCAGGAAGACGTGGACAGCTGGAAAGCCTCCTTCCTCCGGGCGGGAGTTTATCCCGAGAAAGACCAAGTAAATTCCCACCGCATTTCCCgatccctccagggctgggcctgggatgctcctggggGGAGTGTGCAGGTCTTGGGATCCCCTGGGAAATGCCAGGGAGAGGATGGAATTCCCAAGGGTGCCGCTGGATGGATCCGAGTCATTCCTGAGGCCGGGAACGGGGGGGATTCTCCCCGAGTCGCTCCGATCCCGCTGGTAACTCACTCCCTGCTTTTCCAGACGGAGAGCGAGGACGGGGCTCAGGAAAACACCTTTTCCATGGATCCGCAGCTGGAGCGGCAGGTGGAGACCATCCGGAACCTCGTGGATTCCTACGTCGCGATCATCAACAAATCCATCCGGGACCTCATGCCAAAGACCATCATGCACCTCATGATCAACAATGTGAgcggggaagggctgggagcagggagaaggggctggaggaTGGCAAAAGGATCTGGAGAActgtgggagcagctgagggagctgcaggggctcagcctggaaaaacgAGGCTCCAGGGGTTCCCAGCGATTCCCTGGAAGGAGATGGAGCCAGGCAGGGGTTGATCCCTTCTCCCGAGGGACGGGACGAGAGGAAGTGGCCTCGAGGGGAGCCGGGGTGGGGTTCAGGTTGGATTTGGGGAAGACTCTTCCACGGGAAGTTTTCCATCCCTTGGCCTTGCCTCAgacctgtggatgtggcatgTGGGGACAGGGATCAGGGCGGCTCCAGGCTCGGACTCCGCGCGCTCCCCGGCTTTCCCACCCCAAACAATTCCGTACGCTTCGCTTTCCGCACGGATCCGCTCCCGTTCCCGGCCTCTCCCCCAAACCAAAGCGCTGCCCagcccttcccttctcttcccagaCCAAGGATTTCATCCTCTCGGAGCTCCTGGCGTTCCTGTACTCCTCATCCGACCAGAACAGCCTGATGGAGGAGTCGGCGGAGCAGGCGCAGCGCCGGGACGAGATGCTGCGCATGTACCACGCGCTCAAGGAGGCGCTGGGCATCATCGGCGACATCAGCACCAGCACCGTGTCCACGCCTGTGCCCCCGCCCGTGGACGacacctggctgcagcctggcgCCGGACACAGGTGGGAACGCCGGGATTCGGGGGGTCCAGGGTGTTTCTTGCCGGATTTGGGGGGGTTCGGGGTGTTCCTGGGGTGTTTCCAGAGGGGTTTGCGGTGTTTCTAGAGGGGTTTGAGGTGTTTCCAAGGGGTCCTCAGGGGATTGAGGGTGTTCCTGGGAGGGTGAGGGTCTTTCCAGAGGGATTTTGGGTGTTTCCAGAGGGGTTTTGGGTGTTTCCAGAGAGATTGAGGGTGTTTCCAGAGGGGTTTTGGGTGTTTCCAGAGCGGTTTTGGGTGTTTCCAGAGGGTGTTTTCAGCAGGACTGGGGTATTCCCAGGGGTCTGGGATATTTCCAGAGGTGGTATTTGAGGTGTTCCTGTGGgatttcccttcttcccagaaTGATATATCCTGTTCCCGTGGGTGTTGGGGTGTCCCCATGGATGTCAGGGTGTTCCCAGGGACGATTTCCCttgttcccagtgggatttCCATCGCTCCCCCGGCTCCCGGGAATTCCCCGTGGGGGTTCGGGGATCCCGGGCCGTGTCCATTCCCTCCCGGATGACCAATCCCATTCCATGTCCAGCCCCCCCCCGCAGCGCCGGCCACCCTCGGCTCTGCTCCCTCCGGGCCGCCCTCCCTCGCTCCGGGCCCCGGctccggggccgccgccgctgctgccgctgcccggGGGGGGCCCGCCCGCCTTCACCGCGCCCCCGATCCCGTCCCGCCTCGGCCCCTTCGCCGCCGCCAGCGACCCCTTCACGGCCCCGCCCCAGATccccgcccggcccgcgcggATCCCGCCCGGGATCCCACCGGGAGTACCCAGGTGAGACAATCCCGGGAGGAGCGAGCGCGGGGGGCTGGGATTGAGGGGTGGGGGCTGCTCCGGGGGGGTCCCACCGAGGATCCCACCGGAACCTGCCGGGCTCTCAGCCCCCCGCTGCCCCGCAGGAGACCCCCGGCAGCCCCGAGCCGCCCGACCATCATCCGCCCGGCCGAGCCGTCCCTGCTGGATTAACCCCGGAGCTGCCGGGGATCCGCGGGATccgcccccccgccgccgccgccgccgccctcggAACGGGGGAGAACGGGGGAAAAACAACCCCGAGCCCCTCGCAGCCCTCCCGGAACCCCCCGGCCGATCCCAGGGCCGATCCCGGGGCTGATCCCGGATCCCGGGGCCGATCCCGGGGCTGATCCCGGCCGGTGGCAGCTCCATGGCTGGTCCCAGCAGCTGATCCTGGCAGCTCCGAGGCTGCTCCCGGAGCCCCCCCAGCCCGTCCGGGGCGCAGGCCGGGACAGTGAcggatttttggggtggggggggaataTTGCACTTTGTCAGAATTCCCGGCGCTCCCGCCGGGATGGCCCGAGGGGGGTGATGGTCCGATCCCCACtcttgccttcctcctcctcctcctcctcctcttcctcctcttcttcctcctctccccctcccacaAGTTTTGTATGAATATATTCCCCAGAACGccgtgggatttggggattctCCCCCAGACCCGCCCACGgctcctcccctgccgcagcccaggtttgggggttttttttttagagctTCGGGGTTTTTAGAGGTGGGGAAAAtactggaattcccagagggaTTCACTAATGAACCCAATTCCCGGTCGGTCCGCGAACCTCAGGAATTTCCTCTCGGGAATAACCccgcggaggaggaggaggaggaggaggaggaagccgCGACCCCCCAGGCTCCGTTATCCCGGGAAGCCGCAGCGTcccggggcagggggaggggggatcCGTATCCATGGGGAATTCCCGGAGCGAGGAGGGGGGGGTTTGCTCTGGAAGCATCTCCCCCTTCTCTCCCCCCGTGTTCCCAATCCCGCTCCGCCGGCTCCGGCTGGGAGCCGAggttgtaaatatttttacagactTGTATTaattgtataaaaaaaaaaaggaaaaaaaaaacaaaacaaaaaacccaaaaaaaaccaaaaccaggaaaaaaaaaaaagaaaaaaacaaaaaaaaacaaaaacaaaacttcCCGGCCCAGCAATAATATGGATTTTTCCAaccccccccggccccggtgCCTTAACGACCCCCCGGCTCGGGGGGGCCAATTAATCCATTAACGAGCCGGGGGCGGTTTTGGGGGGGCGGCTCCGGCCCCCCCCGGGGGTCCCCCCGAAGTGCCTCCGCTCCGCGTCCCATTAATGAACTAAAAACcggcaaaaaaatccaaataaagggaaaaaaaaatcaaaaccgaGTGAGAtgtgtgggatttggggggggggggaggttaGCCTCGCTCTTCACCCTTTGGGGGggatgggggatttgggggctccCGGGGGGGTCTCAGGGCGCAGCTCCCCCCGTTCCCACCGGGACCCGCCCTtgtcccgctcccgctccccaGAATTTCATGGATAACGGTTAAAACAGCCCGAAGTTCAATTTATTTGCGTCGGTCCGCCCGGGAAGGGGGGGCTGCGGGCTCTGCCCCGCCCGTCCCGGCGGGATTCACCCCTCCGGCCTGGAACGCCGCGATGCGGACCCGAGCTCCCGCGGGGATTCACCCCCAATCCCGGGGGTCTCCCCTTCCGACCCCGCTCCGGGGTCCACGTGCAAAATCCGGGATTTCGGGACAGTTTGGGGTCAAAATTCCTTCGGGATCAGCCGCGGCCACGGGCGCCGCCATCGCCGCGCGACGCCGCTCAGGGAGGCCCCGACCAGGGCTGCCGGCGGCGCCGCCTGAGGCGGGAGGTGACCCCGGGACCCCGCCTGATCCGAGATCCCGGCGGCGATCCCGGTAACTGATCCCAGCGGCGATCCCGGTAACTGATTCCGGCGGCTGGTCCCAGTAACTGATCCCGGTGACTTGTCCCAGTCGCTGATCCGGGAGTTTTTCAGGCGGCACCGGGGCCGCCCGCGGCGCAGGGTCCTCTCTTCCCCCGGCCTCCCCCTGGGTCCTCTGCGCTCATTGGCTGTTCCCTCCCATGTGTCCTGACTTCTGATTGGCCAGCGCGAAATTGTCCCCGCCCCCTCCGTAGCCCCGGTGGTCGCGGGCGCCGCCTGGCGGAGCAAGAGTCCCACAATGCACCGCGCGGGGCCCGGGGCAGccgaggggaatttgggggcaaatttggggatttgggggcagaTTTTCAGGTCCAGGGCGAAAAATGGGAAGAGATTTGAAGGTCTGGGGGCAGACTTTGGGAAGTGCAGGTCTGATTTGGGGGTGTGGGGCAGATTTGAGGGATTTTAGGGCAGATTTGGGGAGTCTTGAGGTAGATTTTGGGGACCCAGGAGCAgattttggggtctctggggcaGATGTGGGGGTCCAGGGtccctccttccatcccttTCATGTCAAGATCGCGACAACTCGAGGCGCCAGCCCCGGAAATCTGTTCCCAGCCTGGAGGATCCGCATTTCCCCCCCCCGAGCTCGGAGCTTTGGGTACAAAAAACCCATTTTTGCGCAATGGGTGAAAAATTCATTTCCTGGGGCCGAGAGCAGCCGCTTCCTTCCTGCGCCCTGAATCCCCGGCCCGGCGCCGCCCGGCTCTTCCCGGCGCATTCCGGCGCATTCCGGCTCATCCCTCGTTCCCGGGGAGCtcccacaggaggaggaggaggaggaggaggaggatgaggttGGAGTTTCTGCTCCTCGTGGCCGCGGCGTTTCCCTCGTGCCTGAGTCAGATGAGCCACGGTTCCCGCCAGGATTCCCGCCAGGATTCCTGCCAGGATTCCCGCCACAATTCCCGCCGTTCCATAGCCACGCCAAGGCTGCTCCCGGCGCCGTTGGTGCTCCGGATGCCCCCGGGCCTGGGTCCCCCCCGGATCCGCTGCCTGGCCCCCGCGACGCTTCTCCGGCAGCACCTTTGagcttttccagggaatctcgGCGCTCCCGGTGCAGAGCGTTCCGGCCGCTCCCGACCACCACTGGGCCGAGTTCTCCCTGCCCGGAGCCGCCCGGTGCTTCTGGTGCCGGTACCGGAGCCACAACGGCAGCGTCTGGCTGGAGTCAGAGCTGAGCCCCGGGATTGGGAGCTCCggtgggtggggggggggggggggggggctcatCCCGggggggaatccccttcccgCACCCGGGGGGTGCCGCGGAGCCAAATCTGGTGTTTTTCTCCCAGATTTGGGCGGATGCCGAGTGTCACCCCAGCGACGCCGCGGCCAcgggaccccccccccaccgCCGGCGCCTTGCGGGGAAGGTACCGGCACCACCCCGGGGCTGATCCCTGCCGCGGATCCCGGTCCGGACCCCGGTGatccctcccccccaccctcTCTCCCCTTCCAGTTCCTTCCTGGCTCCTCCCGGGTCTCGGTCGGTGCCGCcgtcctggggctgctgctgttgctggcGGCCGTGGCCGTGGCCTGGCAAGGTGGGCAGGGGGCTCAGAACCGGGAATTCCGGGGGGGGCAGCACCCAGGGACCCCCACcccgccctgcagggctgtccTGGCCCCCGGTGCCACCGgttctgctcctcacaggcGT harbors:
- the DNM2 gene encoding dynamin-2 isoform X4; its protein translation is MGNRGMEELIPLVNKLQDAFSSIGQSCHLDLPQIAVVGGQSAGKSSVLENFVGRDFLPRGSGIVTRRPLILQLIFSKTEYAEFLHCKSKKFTDFDEVRQEIEAETDRVTGTNKGISPVPINLRVYSPHVLNLTLIDLPGITKVPVGDQPQDIEFQIRDMILQFISRESSLILAVTPANMDLANSDALKMAKEVDPQGLRTIGVITKLDLMDEGTDARDVLENKLLPLRRGYIGVVNRSQKDIDGKKDIRAALAAERKFFLSHPAYRHMAERMGTPHLQRVLNQQLTNHIRETLPSLRSKLQSQLLSLEKEVEEYKNFRPDDPARKTKALLQMVQQFGLDFEKRIEGSGDQVDTLELSGGARINRIFHERFPFELVKMEFDEKDLRREISYAIKNIHGVRTGLFTPDLAFEAIVKKQVVKLKEPCLKCVDLVIQELINTVRQCTSKLGSYPRLREETERIVTTHIREQEGKTKDQILLLIDIELSYINTNHEDFIGFANAQQRNTQTNKKRAIPNQGEILVIRRGWLTINNISIMKGGSKEYWFVLTAESLSWYKDEEEKEKKYMLPLDNLKIRDVEKGFMSNKHVFAIFNTEQRNVYKDLRQIELACDSQEDVDSWKASFLRAGVYPEKDQTESEDGAQENTFSMDPQLERQVETIRNLVDSYVAIINKSIRDLMPKTIMHLMINNTKDFILSELLAFLYSSSDQNSLMEESAEQAQRRDEMLRMYHALKEALGIIGDISTSTVSTPVPPPVDDTWLQPGAGHSPPPQRRPPSALLPPGRPPSLRAPAPGPPPLLPLPGGGPPAFTAPPIPSRLGPFAAASDPFTAPPQIPARPARIPPGIPPGVPRRPPAAPSRPTIIRPAEPSLLD